TAATGAAGACATGATTCAATTTCCTCCTATATCAATCAACGTAATAGATGAAGTTTCTCTATTCAAGTGTATTCACTTAATATAGCTTTTTTCTTTGCCTATGTATAGTGTGTTTCGGGATATTGATAATAAATCACCAATTTAGAAAATAAAGAATTCATGGACTTTTTTTCGTGCCATTGACCACTTGTCGGCGACTTGATATGATGCTTCTAATTCAATTATAGCAAAAAACAGATACCTTGTATAAGTTCAGGAATATGGCCTGGACGTTTCTACCAGCTACCCTAAATGGCTTGTCTACAAGATGAAATGGGAGACTATTTTATTTTGTGTATATGACTCTGGTGTGATTCTGCACCAGAGTCTTTTTTTATTTTCTTCCTGGAGGGATATGCATGAAAACATTTTTTCAATTTGCTGAAAGAGGAACAAATTATAGAAAAGAGACATTGGCCGGGATCACGACGTTCCTGTCGATGGCTTATATTCTCGTCGTGAATCCAATCATCCTCAGTCAGGCTGGTATGGATAAAGGTGCGCTGTTCACCGCGACCGCCCTGTCTGCGATTGTTGGATCACTGTTGATTGGGATCCTCGCCAATTTCCCGATCGGCATTGCGCCGAGCATGGGTCTGAACTCTTTCTTCACTTTCTCGGTATGCATCGGGATGGGGGTTGAATGGGAAGTCGCTTTGACCGGTGTTTTCGTCGCAGGTGTTATCTTTATGATCCTGAGTGTAATGAAGATCCGTGAGAAGATCATCAATGTCATCCCCCAGGATCTGAAATATGCCATTGCCGGCGGGATCGGTTTTTTCGTAGCCTTTATCGGCTTCAAAAATGCAGGACTTGTCGTGAGCAATCCAGAGACATTCGTCTCGATCGGACATCTCTCTTCGCCTTCTACACTCCTTGCTGTTTTCGGATTCATCATCACCTTGATGATGCTCGTTAAAGGCATAAAAGGCGGAATTTTCTATGGGATGGTCGTCACCACAGTGATCGGGATGACTGTAGGAGAAATCTCTGTTCCTGAAACCATTATTGGCAAGGTTCCAAGTCTAGATCCCACTTTTGGAGTCGTATTCGCTCATCTGGGGGACATTTTTTCGATGGACATTCTCGCCGTCATCTTTACGTTTCTATTCGTCGCCTTCTTTGATACTGCAGGGGCATTGATTGCAGTGGCAAGTCAGGCAGGGATTTTGAAGGATAATCAAATACCAAATGCAGGGAGAGCGCTGCTTGCAGACTCTGCTTCAGGTGTTGCCGGAGCCATATTCGGTACTTCTACAACAGCTTCCTTTGTAGAATCGTCGGCAGGCGTTGCCGTAGGCGGGAGAACCGGGTTCACGTCTGTCATCATCGCCCTGTGCTTCTCGATTGCCCTGTTCTTTTCACCTATTTTGTCTGTCATCACGCCTGAGGTGACGGCCCCTGCCCTCATCATTGTCGGGGCATTGATGGCCAGTGAAGTGAGACATATTAATTGGAATGCGCTCGAAATTGTCATACCGTCCTTTGTCACGATCATCATGATGCCGTTGACTTTCAGTGTCGCGACGGGAATAGCTTTTGGGTTTATCTTGTATCCATTTGCAATGATTTCACTGAAAAAGTGGAAAGACGTTCATCCGATTATGTATGTTCTGAGTGTGTTGTTTATCATATACTTGGCGTTTACGTGAAGGCTTAAGTGAATGATAATTGGATGACCTGTGAAAGAATATAATGTTCAGCTTTTGAGGTGGTCTTAAAGACATTCATATCGCCTACCAAACCGTCAGCAAAAAGTAAAAAGGGTTCGGGACATATCTATGTCCTCTTACTCAAAGCACGAATTTCTATAAAATTCAATTCATTATGATCAACCGCTGTTGATTTCCGTGCAAGGCTTCGCTTTCCTCGGGCGGCGGTGAGCCTCCTCGTCGCTGACGCTCCTGCGGGTTCTCACCTACCCCGCTTTTCCCGAAGGAGTCTTCGCCTTGCACTCCAATCAACAGCTGGACCCTGCTAAATATATGTATATATGTATGAGGGATATAACAAAAGATCCGAACGAAGTAGATTTTTGACAAATCATTCGTTCGGATTTTTTATTGGTAGGCAATCTTTTGTTCCAGTCTCTTTTTTGTCTGGTAAATTAAATTGATACCGGTTTAACGATCTTCAATTAAAGCCAATAATCTAATCCGTCAAAGTTATCCCCATAATATGGTCGGTATAAATGGCGAAACTTTCACTTTCCATTTGAATATCAGGATTAGAAAATGGAATTATCTTAACATTGTTCAACACAATCATAGCGTGCAAGTTGGCAACTCTTCCTTCTTGCATCAACTTGAAGGTAGTATCCTCAGACTTTAGAATCGCTTTGTCTAATAAAGGAATATTATTGATATCAGGTTCCTCTGTGTTTATTCTCTCAGCGATTATAAAGGAGTTTGGTGTGGCGATTTTAATTTATCTTTTATTGTTATTTTCTTTTTGTAACTCATCTAATACCGCCTGTATTACTACAATGTCCAATTTCTTCATATCGTGAAGTTCGGGATTTAGCTCGTGTCCAGAAAGTTCGTGCAATAATATCCCCTCCAATTAATTTAGCAATCATAAAATTACTAAAATTTGTATAATGAATGTGTGATTTCCTATTCGATTAACCTGCTCTTTAATAGAACATAAGTTTCTTTGTCTATCCTTATTTCTCCCCAAGTTAGGTTGCCTATCTAACGGTTTGTCATTTGTTTTGACAGACGAAACGGCGAAGCACTTGCATACATCCTTTTCTACGTCACTCTTTATGAAACCCCCGCACAGCATCATCTGTCGGCAGGAAGAATGTCAACATACCGAAAAGTGGTAGGAAGCTGCAAAGAACCATGACAAAACGGATCGTATACACGTCTGCCAATCCCCCGAAGATGACCGCACCGACTGCCCCCATTCCGAAAGCGAGTCCGACTGTGAGTCCGGATACCATTCCGATTTTTTTCGGTAAAAGCTCTTGTGCATATACGACAATTACACTGAAGCTTGATGATAATATGAGTCCGATGGTGAAAATCACCGGATAGACAAGAGGTAAAGATAAATACGGTAAAGCGAGGGTGAACGGTGCCGCTCCGAGCATGGAGAAGAAAATAATATTTCTTTTCCCAAACCGGTCTGCCAACGGACCTCCAAGGAAAGTGCCGAGTACCCCGGCAAACATGAACGTGAATATGTACGGCTGTGCTTGTTTAATGGACAGTCCGTAATCATCGATTAAATAAAACTGGTAGTAATTCGATAAACCGGCCCCGTACCAGCTTCTTGCAAATACAAGGAATACAACGAAAACCATTGCCCATTTGATTTTTGGATTTATAGGCGTTTTTTCTCCTTTAGACCTAGTGGGTAAGGTCTCTCTTGATTGGATCCGTTCAGCATACCATCGGGAAACGCTGAATAACACTATGATGCCGATAACCGCCAGAATCGAGAACCATAGTGCACCCTTTTGGCCATACGGGACAAAGACAAAGGCGGTAATCAACGGCGCAAGTGATTGACCGGTGTTGCCGCCCACCTGGTAAATCGATTGAGCCAGTCCCCGTCTTCTCCCTGCTGCCATATAAGCAACCCTTGATCCCTCAGGGTGAAAGATCGCTGACCCAAAGCCGATCAATAAAACGGAAAGAATGATCCAGATAAAATGCCCTGACAAGGCAAATCCGATCAGTCCGGCAAGGCTCGAAGCCATCCCGAGCGGAAGCAAAAATGGCCTTGAACGGATATCTGCATAAAACCCGAATACCGGCTGCAGCAAGGAAGACGTCATGTTGAGGGCAAATGCGATCCAGCCGATTTGGGTATAACTCAACTGAAGCGACTCTTCGATGATCGGAAACATGGCGGGTACAACGGCCTGCAAGGTGTCATTGATGAAATGCCCTGAACTGATTGCGATTAGAATCCCATAAATCGTGGGATTTGCGGATGGTTTCAATGAAGCTTGTGGCATGTGCGTCACTTCTTTCAATATGTAGTGAATAAATAATAGCCTTCTGGGCTGCATGGGTAAAGCTTCCTCTTGAGGGTCTGTTAAAATATGAATTTATAAACTCTACCAATTATTTCAAAATAAGCAGAAGAATACAAGTTTCTTTTGAAAGAATGCGGCCGGTTTGCCATATGGCAAACCGGCCGTTTCACGAAATATGGACGCTTGCCTATCCTATCAATTAGCAGGCTTTTGTGCGAACCCGGGTTGAAGTTTCACTCCATTTCCTCCCGGATAAAAAGGTTTGCTGATACTCCTTCAAGAAACGGTGTCTCTTTGCCTACACTGTATAGTTGGAGTTCATGCATGGCTCTCGTGCAGGCGGTATAGAATAACCTTTGCAGACTATGATCTTTATAAATGTCCATCGATGCATTGTAAATGATCACCGCATCGAATTCGATTCCTTTGGCCAGGTAGGCGGGAATGACGACCGCTCCCTGTTCATACTGGAGAGCCCCTCTTTCTATCAGCTTCAGGTGAGGAATCTCTCCCAAGGCTGCAAATGCTTCCTCACTTTCAGCGGCAGATTTACAGAGTATGGCAATCGAGTGATACTGTTCTTTCTTCCACTCTTCCACTTTTCGGACAATGTGCCGGTGCAATTCTTCTTTTGATGAAGCAGAAGTCAATACAGGCTTTTTGCCCTGCCGTTCAAATGGGATGATCTGTTCACCGTCCGGCACAAGTTCCCGGGTGAAGTCGATGATCGGCCTCGTCGAACGGTAGCTCTGGTCGAGTTTTACAGCGATCGTTTCATCCGCTCCATATAAGGTGCTCAATGTATTGAAATCTACATGGTGCTGGGCATGGGCGAATATCGCCTGATTGAAGTCACCAAGAACCGTCAGTTTTGCAGCAGGAAACAGTCTTTTGATAAATTCAAATTGGAACGAAGAATAATCCTGGGCTTCATCAATCAGTACATGCTTGATGTAGGTGTTCGACTGGAAACCCAATAACAACTCTTTTAATAATAAGTAGGGTGTTGCATCTTCATAGAGAAGTTTCCCTTCCTCCAGGGATCCCAACGTCAAATGACAGATAGCGGTCCAGTTCTTCGGGATGTTCAATTTCTCTGTTGATACACTTGTATCCTTGTAAAGCTGTTGATAGATCTTCTTCACATCGACGAATGAATAACCGTTGACCCACTTACGGATCCGCTTGAATCGTTTCCGGACGACACATCGGGATAACGTGTCAAACTCATCTGCATAATCAAAGGATGGGTCCTTCTTTGCCAGATGCTTCTCTGCTTTATGATAGTCCTCTTTGCTCAGCAGTTCGATTTCTTCTTCAACCCAGGCCTTCCCCCGTTCCTCTTTCTCGGTGATATCAAGTTTGGATTGAATCCACTCCTTCAATTTCTCGAGCCTGTTGTGTAAACGGAGGTGCTGATCTTCTCCATAAAACCTTTCCCTGATCTGTTCCCCTGTTACAATAGGAATCCCCTTGAACTTGATACCTTTAAAAATCATCCCTTCTGTCTCCAGCGATTTCCTGTAGCGGTAAATCATCTGAAAGAAATCAATTGATGCTTTGAATGTAATGCTTGCTTTCCGGGCGTCATAAAATGGTTGTTCGGAGGAAGTCAATACATACTCCAATTGTTCGTACGGCCCTTCTATTTCGAATTCCCCGCTCAGCCGATGATCTAAATATTCCTGGAAAGTGACCTGTTCCATGTTCTCTTCACCCAGTTCAGGGAGAACATTCGAAACATAATGATTGAACATCGCGTTCGGAGAGAAAAGGATAACCTGATCCGGTTTCAGATAACCGCGGTATTTGTACAATAAATAAGCAATCCGCTGCATCGCAGCAGATGTTTTTCCGCTTCCTGCAGCTCCTTGGACGATCAGAAGCTTTCCATTGTCATGCCTGATGATCTGATTTTGTTTTTGCTGAATGGTGGCAACAATACTTCTCATGTAGGTGTCGGTCCTCTTGCCGAGTGCTTTCTGCAGGATTTCATCCCCAATCGTCAAGCTCGTATCAAACATGGATTGAAGGTGTCCGTCCTCGATGAGGTACTGCCATTTCTTTTCTAAAAGCCCCTTGATGACGCCTCCAGGTGTATGATATTCAGCGGGTCCGGGGGGATAATCATAATAAACGCCGGCGATTGGTGCACGCCAATCATAGACGAGGAAATCGTCCCCGGTTTCGTCAGTTAAAGTCGATAGACCGATATAAATGGGCTCAGCCTCTTCATTCCCTTCTTCAATCAGGTCAATCCGGCCGAAGTAAGGCTTTTCTTTCATCCTTGTCAAAGAGGACAGCCGGTTTTTCGCCTGCTTGTGCGTACTTTGGCTCACAGTCAAAACTTGTGCCTGCTGCCTCAAGCTGAGTACGGTCTCCAGAAAATCGTCGAAGGTGTCTGTATTCACCTTGACCTCATCCCAAAAGTGTCTGCGGATGTCGGTCACCTCCTCATGCCGCTTTCCTGTTTCCTTTTCCACATGTGCAATTTGACTGGAGATGATATTAATGACGTGATCGACTCTTTTCTGCTCTATCAGGATATCGGGGTTCATTCAAGCACTCCTTTTTAAAAAAAGTAAGGGTTGACGGGCAAGAGGGTTATGTTATATAATTATAGTTGAGTTAATATGTTTTATGATAAATAACCATTGCATATCTTTTCTAATTTACCATAAATATGCTCTGCTTTCAATAACAAAAGGGATGAAGACTACAGTCTTCATCCCTTTTTTACGTTGATATGCCCATATTCGCAATCAAAATACACCATTTTCATTAGGGGAATCTTCCGGAATCAATTGCCCTACGTCCCATAATTCTGCGATCAGCCCATCCTGGAAACGGAAAATATGTACAACGACTGCGCCCGGGTCTTCCGGGTTTTGTTTCACATGTGAATGAACGACCACTTGCTCTCCTTCTGCGATCGTCCGTTTTACTTCAAATCTTTTGTCAGGATTCTGCTCTGCATTTGCCTCCATAGCGTTCATCAATGAGGCTGCATCACCTTTGAAAAATGGATTGTGATGCAGGAAATCCGAGGATGCAAACTGATGATAAGCATCCTTTACATTCCCTTTTGCGACCATTTGTAAAAACGTCACCGCTCTATCCTTATTTGAAAGTATTGAATCCAAAGCGATCATCCTCACTTTAAATAGATTTATTTCCATTATAAAGGAATGCCCGGTTTATTTCAGGTAATAAATGCCTTCATATCATAATTGATCGTAAAATGTTCCATTGAAAAACAATGTGATGTCCCCCAGGGTACCGATACAAAAAAAGATAAAGTAATAGCTGGCCACTGTCACTTCTTTATGAAACAACTCTTTGAATGCCTGTATGAAAAGACGTTCAAATTTGAACCAACTCAACATCCACGCAATGAGTAAAAATGTAACAATTGTCATCGGTTTCCCTCCCTCTATACTGTCATCTTCCAGCTTGTGTAAGAAAGCCACTGTTCCTTCTCCTTGTAATCGGGCATGATTTTCCCGACGAGCCTCCAGAAAGATCTGTCATGATTGAGGTGCACCATATGGCACATTTCATGAACGACTACGTAATCGATGACTTCCTGCGGTGCCATGGCAAGTTTCCAGTTAAAGGTCAGCTGTCTGCGTCCGTCACATGTACCCCATGTTGTACGACTGTCTGAAATCTTGATGGATCGGGGTTTCTTCTTGAAGTGAGCCTGGTGAATCGAGATGCTCTCTTCCACAAGCGCTTTGCATTTCTTATAATAGAAACGTTTTAGAGCCTGTTGAATGCGTGCATCCTCAAACTCCTTCACAACGATGTAAAGTGCATTCTCTGTGAATGTGACAGAATCCTGCCCCGCGTTGCTATCTTGCGTGATGTTGATCGGGAATGACTGGCCCAGATAAAGGAAAGTTTCTCCGTGATCATATGTCTTTTGCTCAGGGCCATTCAACCTTTCCTTCTTTTCCTTTGATTTATGAAGGATCGTTTCCCAATGCTCTTCCAGGAACCTGAGAAGCGCTCCTTCATCTGCGCCCTTAGGAGCCTTGACTTCTACTTGTCCATAACTGTCAAGGTAAATGCCGATTGAAGTGCGATTTTTATATGAAATGGTAAAATG
The nucleotide sequence above comes from Bacillus sp. KH172YL63. Encoded proteins:
- a CDS encoding NCS2 family permease; this translates as MKTFFQFAERGTNYRKETLAGITTFLSMAYILVVNPIILSQAGMDKGALFTATALSAIVGSLLIGILANFPIGIAPSMGLNSFFTFSVCIGMGVEWEVALTGVFVAGVIFMILSVMKIREKIINVIPQDLKYAIAGGIGFFVAFIGFKNAGLVVSNPETFVSIGHLSSPSTLLAVFGFIITLMMLVKGIKGGIFYGMVVTTVIGMTVGEISVPETIIGKVPSLDPTFGVVFAHLGDIFSMDILAVIFTFLFVAFFDTAGALIAVASQAGILKDNQIPNAGRALLADSASGVAGAIFGTSTTASFVESSAGVAVGGRTGFTSVIIALCFSIALFFSPILSVITPEVTAPALIIVGALMASEVRHINWNALEIVIPSFVTIIMMPLTFSVATGIAFGFILYPFAMISLKKWKDVHPIMYVLSVLFIIYLAFT
- a CDS encoding MFS transporter, with the protein product MPQASLKPSANPTIYGILIAISSGHFINDTLQAVVPAMFPIIEESLQLSYTQIGWIAFALNMTSSLLQPVFGFYADIRSRPFLLPLGMASSLAGLIGFALSGHFIWIILSVLLIGFGSAIFHPEGSRVAYMAAGRRRGLAQSIYQVGGNTGQSLAPLITAFVFVPYGQKGALWFSILAVIGIIVLFSVSRWYAERIQSRETLPTRSKGEKTPINPKIKWAMVFVVFLVFARSWYGAGLSNYYQFYLIDDYGLSIKQAQPYIFTFMFAGVLGTFLGGPLADRFGKRNIIFFSMLGAAPFTLALPYLSLPLVYPVIFTIGLILSSSFSVIVVYAQELLPKKIGMVSGLTVGLAFGMGAVGAVIFGGLADVYTIRFVMVLCSFLPLFGMLTFFLPTDDAVRGFHKE
- a CDS encoding nuclear transport factor 2 family protein is translated as MDSILSNKDRAVTFLQMVAKGNVKDAYHQFASSDFLHHNPFFKGDAASLMNAMEANAEQNPDKRFEVKRTIAEGEQVVVHSHVKQNPEDPGAVVVHIFRFQDGLIAELWDVGQLIPEDSPNENGVF
- a CDS encoding M48 family metallopeptidase, with the protein product MLHTHKGEMLHFTISYKNRTSIGIYLDSYGQVEVKAPKGADEGALLRFLEEHWETILHKSKEKKERLNGPEQKTYDHGETFLYLGQSFPINITQDSNAGQDSVTFTENALYIVVKEFEDARIQQALKRFYYKKCKALVEESISIHQAHFKKKPRSIKISDSRTTWGTCDGRRQLTFNWKLAMAPQEVIDYVVVHEMCHMVHLNHDRSFWRLVGKIMPDYKEKEQWLSYTSWKMTV
- the helD gene encoding RNA polymerase recycling motor HelD, whose product is MNPDILIEQKRVDHVINIISSQIAHVEKETGKRHEEVTDIRRHFWDEVKVNTDTFDDFLETVLSLRQQAQVLTVSQSTHKQAKNRLSSLTRMKEKPYFGRIDLIEEGNEEAEPIYIGLSTLTDETGDDFLVYDWRAPIAGVYYDYPPGPAEYHTPGGVIKGLLEKKWQYLIEDGHLQSMFDTSLTIGDEILQKALGKRTDTYMRSIVATIQQKQNQIIRHDNGKLLIVQGAAGSGKTSAAMQRIAYLLYKYRGYLKPDQVILFSPNAMFNHYVSNVLPELGEENMEQVTFQEYLDHRLSGEFEIEGPYEQLEYVLTSSEQPFYDARKASITFKASIDFFQMIYRYRKSLETEGMIFKGIKFKGIPIVTGEQIRERFYGEDQHLRLHNRLEKLKEWIQSKLDITEKEERGKAWVEEEIELLSKEDYHKAEKHLAKKDPSFDYADEFDTLSRCVVRKRFKRIRKWVNGYSFVDVKKIYQQLYKDTSVSTEKLNIPKNWTAICHLTLGSLEEGKLLYEDATPYLLLKELLLGFQSNTYIKHVLIDEAQDYSSFQFEFIKRLFPAAKLTVLGDFNQAIFAHAQHHVDFNTLSTLYGADETIAVKLDQSYRSTRPIIDFTRELVPDGEQIIPFERQGKKPVLTSASSKEELHRHIVRKVEEWKKEQYHSIAILCKSAAESEEAFAALGEIPHLKLIERGALQYEQGAVVIPAYLAKGIEFDAVIIYNASMDIYKDHSLQRLFYTACTRAMHELQLYSVGKETPFLEGVSANLFIREEME